In the genome of Pseudomonas bubulae, one region contains:
- a CDS encoding carbon-nitrogen hydrolase family protein, giving the protein MTLAVIQMVSQSDVLANLAQARRLLEEAAQGGAQLAVLPENFAAMGRRDTAAIGRAEALGEGPILPWLKQTARDLKLWVVAGTLPLPPEGQPEAKVNACSLLIDAEGEQAARYDKLHLFDVDVSDNRGRYRESDDYAHGRRVVVADTPVGKLGLSVCYDLRFPELYSELRTAGAELITAPSAFTAVTGAAHWEILIRARAIETQCYILAAAQGGVHPGPRETWGHAAIIDPWGRVLAEQAQGEGVLLARRDALEQADIRARMPVVSHRRFNAHLI; this is encoded by the coding sequence ATGACCCTGGCAGTGATTCAAATGGTCAGCCAGAGCGATGTCCTGGCCAATCTGGCCCAGGCGCGCCGGCTGCTGGAGGAGGCTGCCCAAGGCGGTGCGCAACTGGCCGTGTTGCCCGAGAACTTTGCCGCGATGGGCCGTCGCGATACTGCCGCCATCGGCCGCGCCGAGGCGTTGGGTGAGGGCCCGATCCTGCCCTGGTTGAAACAGACCGCCCGCGACCTCAAGTTATGGGTAGTGGCTGGTACTTTGCCTCTGCCCCCCGAGGGGCAGCCTGAAGCCAAGGTCAATGCTTGTTCATTGCTGATCGACGCCGAGGGCGAGCAAGCGGCCCGTTACGACAAATTGCACTTGTTTGACGTGGATGTGTCCGATAACCGTGGCCGCTACCGTGAGTCTGATGACTATGCTCATGGAAGGCGTGTGGTCGTGGCGGATACCCCGGTCGGCAAGCTGGGCCTGAGCGTATGTTATGACCTGCGCTTCCCGGAGCTGTACAGTGAGCTGCGTACTGCGGGCGCTGAACTGATTACCGCGCCCTCGGCCTTTACCGCTGTCACGGGTGCGGCCCATTGGGAGATACTGATACGCGCCCGCGCCATTGAAACCCAGTGCTATATCCTTGCAGCGGCCCAGGGCGGCGTGCATCCGGGCCCGCGAGAAACCTGGGGGCATGCAGCCATTATCGATCCCTGGGGGCGGGTGCTGGCCGAGCAGGCGCAGGGCGAGGGGGTGTTGCTGGCCCGCCGCGATGCGCTTGAGCAGGCGGATATCAGGGCGCGCATGCCGGTGGTGAGCCATCGGCGGTTCAACGCCCATCTAATTTAA
- a CDS encoding YhdP family protein, which translates to MERLTRFFAALTRWGLGACALVLVLTALYVSIGRELTPLIAEYRVEVQSKAREALGMPLTIGSLEGSWSGMAPVLKAHDVMVGEGNSALRLDEVQVVPDVWASLLNRDIRIGHVQLNGLQLSLRQDEHGHWALEGLPVQDDQPLDPEQLLNQLQRVARLSVLDSQVTLEPYKQSPLTLTYVGLTLDVGASDQRLDARLTLPDGQPVALSLSTQVQASHWRDGAAQAYLSLPQSDWAKWLPATLIAPWKVSELKAGGEFWFNWSQGSVQSAVARLNATRFSGAYADRKPETIENLALHAWAERGKQGFRVVLDSLAMNLGKTRWETRLQLQQFAATDKEQERWHLQADRLDLTPITPLMDSLAPVPEAVAKVIDQLSVTGTLRNVLADYRPAATDDQKISFAANLEQVGFNATHGAPAARNVSGLISGDLGKGELRLDSKDFMLHLDPIFAKPWQYLQANALLSWTLNKDSFTLIAPYIKVLGEEGNIAADFLIRIHLDHSQEDYMDLRVGLTDGDGRFTPKYLPEVLSPALSEWLSTAIIKGAVEEGFFQYQGSLSHDAVAAARNISLFFKVHGAELAFQPGWPHVRNVSGDVFIEDSGVRIMASKGQLLDTRVRNVAVSIPHVPAGKVSHLFLDGDFEGGLGDGLKILQEAPIGTAETFAGWQGEGALKGRVDLDIPLEQGVEPKILVDFNVDKARLKISEPELELTQLKGDLRFDSAKGLSGKGISARAFDRPITAQIFADGKPGRISTRVVASGQVGVKKLTDWLKFNQPIPVSGDLPYQLQLTLDGADSQLRVSSSLKGAVVDLPAPFGLAANESRNSVFRMTLQGAERRYWFDYGDLVNLTFAAPNGKFEDGRGELFLGDGKPVLPTTKGLRIRGVLSELDVAPWQALVERYAGNDPGGSAKQLLSSADFKVGKLIAFGTQLDQVRLVMKRVAASWALQIDSKQAIGAVTLPDANNAPIVVNMQTIRLPAPDPKTVADENAPDPLAAVDPRKIPALDIIIRQLYQGADLLGAWSLNIRPNSRGIRLTSLNLGLKGMLLEGSGGWEGVAGNSKSWYQGRLGGGNLATVLKNWGFAPSVTSDNFHVDIDGNWPGSPAWIGLKRFSGTLDASLNKGQFVEVDGSAQVLRIFGLLNFNAIGRRLRLDFSDLFGKGLSYDRVKGVLNARSGVYSTGKPILMTGPSTNLELNGTLNMVTDRVDAKLLVTLPVTNNLPLAALLVGGPAAGGAMFLLNKLIGDQVSRFASVQYSIQGPWNDPKITFDKPFEKH; encoded by the coding sequence ATGGAGCGTCTGACACGCTTTTTTGCCGCGCTGACCCGTTGGGGGCTGGGCGCGTGCGCTCTGGTTTTGGTCCTGACGGCGTTGTACGTCAGTATCGGCCGTGAATTGACCCCCCTGATCGCCGAATACCGCGTTGAAGTGCAGAGCAAAGCCCGCGAAGCGCTGGGCATGCCATTGACCATTGGCAGCCTGGAAGGAAGCTGGAGCGGAATGGCGCCGGTATTGAAGGCCCACGACGTCATGGTCGGTGAGGGCAACAGCGCCCTGCGTCTGGATGAAGTGCAGGTGGTGCCCGATGTGTGGGCCAGCCTGTTGAACCGTGATATCCGTATTGGTCACGTGCAGCTCAATGGTCTGCAACTGAGCTTGCGCCAGGATGAACACGGCCACTGGGCACTCGAAGGGCTGCCGGTGCAGGATGACCAGCCGCTTGACCCTGAGCAGTTGCTCAACCAGCTGCAACGTGTGGCGCGGTTGTCGGTGCTCGACAGCCAGGTGACCCTGGAACCCTACAAGCAATCCCCGCTGACCCTGACTTATGTCGGGCTGACGCTGGACGTCGGCGCGTCGGACCAGCGTCTTGATGCGCGGCTGACGTTGCCCGATGGCCAGCCCGTGGCGCTGAGCCTCAGCACACAGGTTCAGGCCAGCCACTGGCGTGACGGTGCGGCCCAGGCCTATCTGAGCCTGCCGCAAAGTGATTGGGCCAAGTGGCTGCCGGCCACGCTGATCGCACCGTGGAAAGTCTCCGAGCTCAAGGCTGGAGGCGAGTTCTGGTTCAACTGGAGCCAGGGCTCGGTACAGAGCGCGGTGGCGCGCCTGAATGCGACCCGGTTCAGTGGTGCCTATGCCGATCGCAAACCCGAGACCATCGAGAACCTGGCACTGCATGCCTGGGCTGAGCGCGGCAAACAGGGTTTCAGGGTGGTGCTCGACTCACTGGCCATGAACCTGGGCAAGACCCGTTGGGAAACCCGTCTGCAACTGCAGCAGTTCGCGGCCACCGACAAGGAGCAGGAGCGTTGGCACCTGCAGGCCGACCGCCTGGACCTGACCCCGATCACGCCGCTGATGGACTCACTGGCCCCCGTGCCGGAAGCCGTCGCCAAAGTCATCGATCAATTGAGCGTTACCGGCACCTTGCGCAATGTGCTGGCTGATTATCGTCCAGCAGCCACGGACGATCAAAAAATCAGCTTTGCGGCCAATCTGGAGCAGGTCGGCTTCAATGCCACCCACGGCGCTCCGGCGGCGCGCAATGTCAGTGGCCTGATCAGCGGCGACCTGGGCAAGGGCGAACTGCGCCTGGACAGCAAAGACTTCATGCTGCACCTCGACCCGATCTTCGCCAAGCCCTGGCAATACCTGCAAGCCAATGCCCTGCTGAGCTGGACCCTGAACAAGGACAGCTTCACCCTGATTGCGCCCTACATCAAAGTGCTGGGGGAAGAGGGCAATATCGCGGCCGACTTTTTGATCCGCATTCACCTTGACCATTCCCAGGAAGATTACATGGACCTGCGGGTGGGCCTGACAGATGGCGACGGCCGTTTTACCCCCAAGTACCTGCCTGAAGTACTGAGTCCGGCGCTTTCGGAGTGGCTGAGCACGGCGATTATCAAAGGCGCAGTCGAAGAGGGCTTCTTCCAGTATCAAGGTTCGCTGAGCCATGACGCCGTTGCGGCGGCGCGCAATATCAGCCTGTTTTTCAAGGTGCATGGCGCAGAACTGGCGTTCCAGCCTGGCTGGCCCCATGTGCGTAACGTGTCGGGCGATGTGTTTATTGAAGACAGCGGTGTGCGGATCATGGCCAGCAAAGGTCAGCTACTCGACACCCGTGTGCGTAACGTGGCTGTCAGCATCCCGCATGTGCCTGCCGGCAAGGTCAGCCATCTGTTTCTGGATGGCGACTTTGAGGGCGGGCTGGGGGACGGTCTGAAAATTCTTCAGGAAGCACCGATAGGTACCGCAGAAACGTTCGCTGGCTGGCAGGGTGAAGGTGCGCTCAAGGGCCGTGTTGATCTGGACATCCCGCTGGAACAGGGCGTGGAGCCAAAAATCCTGGTGGACTTCAATGTCGACAAGGCGCGCCTGAAAATCAGCGAACCCGAGCTTGAACTGACCCAGCTCAAGGGTGACCTGCGCTTTGACAGTGCCAAGGGCCTGAGCGGCAAGGGCATCAGCGCCCGGGCGTTCGATCGCCCGATCACCGCGCAGATCTTTGCCGACGGCAAGCCTGGCCGCATCAGCACCCGGGTGGTGGCCAGCGGTCAGGTGGGGGTGAAAAAACTCACGGACTGGCTCAAGTTCAATCAACCGATCCCGGTAAGCGGTGACTTGCCTTATCAGTTGCAACTGACCCTGGACGGTGCCGACAGCCAGTTACGCGTCAGCTCCAGCCTCAAGGGCGCGGTGGTGGATTTGCCGGCACCCTTCGGGCTGGCGGCCAATGAAAGCCGCAACAGCGTGTTTCGCATGACTCTGCAAGGCGCCGAGCGGCGGTACTGGTTTGACTACGGCGACCTGGTCAACCTGACCTTTGCTGCCCCCAATGGCAAGTTTGAAGACGGGCGTGGCGAGTTGTTCCTGGGCGATGGCAAACCCGTTTTGCCCACGACCAAGGGCCTGCGCATTCGCGGCGTGCTGTCGGAGCTGGACGTCGCCCCCTGGCAGGCGCTGGTCGAACGATATGCCGGCAATGACCCCGGCGGCAGCGCCAAGCAACTGCTCAGCAGTGCGGACTTTAAAGTCGGCAAGTTGATTGCCTTCGGCACCCAATTGGATCAGGTGCGCCTGGTCATGAAGCGCGTCGCCGCCTCCTGGGCGCTGCAAATCGACAGCAAGCAGGCCATCGGCGCCGTGACCCTACCGGATGCGAACAACGCGCCGATTGTGGTCAACATGCAGACCATTCGCCTGCCTGCGCCTGATCCCAAGACGGTGGCAGACGAGAATGCCCCCGACCCGCTGGCTGCGGTCGACCCGCGCAAAATACCGGCTCTGGACATCATTATTCGCCAGCTCTACCAGGGGGCGGACCTGCTTGGTGCCTGGTCACTCAACATTCGACCCAACAGCCGGGGCATCAGACTTACCAGTCTCAATCTGGGGCTCAAGGGCATGCTGCTTGAAGGTTCGGGCGGCTGGGAAGGCGTGGCGGGTAACAGCAAGAGCTGGTACCAGGGGCGCCTGGGTGGCGGCAACCTGGCCACGGTGCTGAAGAACTGGGGCTTTGCCCCCAGCGTCACCAGCGACAACTTTCATGTGGACATCGATGGCAACTGGCCCGGTTCGCCAGCGTGGATTGGCCTCAAGCGTTTCTCCGGCACACTGGACGCCTCGCTCAACAAGGGGCAGTTTGTGGAAGTCGACGGCAGCGCCCAGGTGCTGCGCATTTTTGGCTTGCTCAACTTCAACGCCATTGGCCGTCGTCTGCGCCTGGACTTCTCCGACCTGTTCGGCAAGGGCCTGAGCTATGACCGGGTCAAGGGCGTGCTCAATGCCCGCAGCGGCGTGTACAGCACAGGCAAGCCGATCCTGATGACCGGGCCGTCCACCAATCTGGAACTTAACGGTACATTGAACATGGTCACCGACCGGGTCGACGCCAAGCTGCTGGTGACCTTGCCCGTGACCAATAACCTGCCCCTTGCAGCGCTGTTGGTGGGCGGGCCGGCAGCGGGCGGGGCGATGTTCCTGCTCAACAAGCTGATCGGTGACCAGGTGTCGCGCTTCGCCAGCGTGCAATACAGCATTCAAGGGCCGTGGAACGATCCGAAGATCACTTTCGACAAGCCTTTCGAGAAACACTAG
- the rng gene encoding ribonuclease G has protein sequence MSEEILINITPMESRVAVVENGVLQEVHVERTQRRGIVGNIYKGKIVRVLPGMQAAFVDIGLDRAAFIHASEISLREGQAVESIGTLVHEGQSLVVQVTKDPIGSKGARLTTQLSIPSRYLVYMPRTAHVGISLKIEDEAERERLKQVVSDCVAQEGIKEAGGFILRTAAEGAGADEILMDIRYLRRLWDQIGAQIKTVGAPTVIYEDLGLALRTLRDLVSPKIEKIRIDSRETFQRTTQFVAELMPEIADRLEHYPGERPIFDLYGVEDEIQKALDRKVPLKSGGYLVVDPAEAMTTIDVNTGAFVGHRNLEETIFKTNLEAATAIARQLRLRNLGGIIIIDFIDMEDEEHQRQVIRTLEKQLERDHAKTNIIGITELGLVQMTRKRTRESLEQVLCEPCVCCQGRGKLKTPETICYEIFREILREARAYQATGYRVLANQKVVDRLLDEESGNVAELEGFIGRTIRFQVETMYSQEQYDVVLL, from the coding sequence ATGAGTGAAGAGATCCTGATCAACATCACGCCGATGGAATCGCGCGTGGCAGTGGTAGAGAACGGTGTTCTGCAAGAGGTGCATGTCGAACGTACCCAGCGCCGGGGCATTGTCGGCAATATCTACAAAGGCAAGATTGTCAGGGTTTTGCCCGGCATGCAGGCTGCCTTTGTGGATATCGGTCTGGATCGTGCTGCTTTTATTCATGCCTCCGAAATTTCCCTGCGTGAAGGCCAGGCCGTTGAAAGCATCGGTACGCTGGTGCATGAAGGCCAGAGCCTGGTGGTGCAAGTCACCAAAGACCCGATAGGTTCAAAAGGTGCGCGCCTGACGACTCAACTGTCGATACCCTCGCGCTACCTGGTGTATATGCCGCGCACCGCCCATGTCGGCATTTCGCTGAAGATCGAAGACGAAGCCGAGCGCGAACGCCTTAAACAGGTGGTCAGTGATTGCGTGGCCCAGGAAGGCATCAAGGAAGCCGGCGGGTTTATCCTGCGTACGGCGGCCGAAGGTGCCGGGGCGGATGAGATCCTGATGGATATTCGCTACCTGCGTCGTTTGTGGGACCAGATCGGTGCCCAGATCAAGACGGTGGGCGCGCCGACGGTGATCTACGAAGACCTGGGCCTGGCGCTGCGTACATTGCGTGATCTGGTCAGCCCCAAGATCGAGAAAATTCGCATCGATTCGCGGGAAACCTTTCAGAGGACCACGCAATTTGTTGCCGAACTGATGCCGGAAATCGCCGACCGCCTTGAGCACTACCCAGGCGAACGGCCGATTTTCGATTTGTACGGCGTTGAAGACGAAATCCAGAAGGCTCTGGACCGCAAGGTACCGCTCAAGTCCGGCGGTTATCTGGTGGTCGACCCGGCTGAGGCCATGACCACCATCGACGTCAACACCGGCGCGTTTGTGGGTCATCGCAACCTTGAGGAAACCATCTTCAAGACCAACCTCGAAGCGGCTACCGCGATTGCCCGGCAACTGCGCCTGCGCAACCTGGGCGGGATCATCATCATCGACTTTATCGACATGGAAGATGAAGAGCACCAGCGCCAGGTGATACGCACCCTGGAAAAACAGCTGGAGCGTGATCACGCCAAGACCAACATCATCGGCATTACCGAGTTGGGTCTGGTGCAGATGACCCGCAAACGTACGCGCGAGAGCCTGGAGCAAGTGTTGTGCGAGCCGTGCGTGTGCTGCCAGGGCCGGGGAAAGTTGAAAACCCCCGAAACCATCTGCTATGAAATCTTCCGTGAGATCCTGCGAGAGGCCCGGGCTTATCAAGCGACCGGCTATCGTGTGCTGGCCAACCAGAAAGTGGTGGATCGTTTGCTGGACGAAGAGTCAGGCAATGTCGCGGAGCTGGAAGGGTTTATCGGTCGCACGATTCGTTTTCAGGTCGAAACCATGTACTCCCAGGAACAATACGACGTGGTGCTGCTCTGA
- a CDS encoding nucleoside triphosphate pyrophosphatase encodes MTSLYLASGSPRRRELLTQIGVPFETVSAAIDETPLPNESPVAYVERLAREKAQAGRQQLLTTMPDAAFCVLGADTAVVLDEHILGKPVDEADALAMLMALSGREHEVLTAIAIIDAGRCETRVVRSQVRFRNISKQEASLYWASGEPLDKAGGYAIQGLAAVFVAGLNGSYSAVVGLPVCETAELLGHFGIPCWQNLTVR; translated from the coding sequence ATGACCTCGCTTTATCTGGCCTCTGGCTCACCGCGCCGACGCGAGTTGTTGACTCAGATCGGCGTGCCGTTTGAAACGGTCAGCGCAGCCATTGACGAAACTCCCCTCCCGAATGAATCCCCTGTGGCCTATGTCGAGCGCCTGGCGCGCGAAAAGGCCCAGGCCGGGCGCCAACAACTGCTGACGACCATGCCGGACGCTGCGTTTTGCGTACTGGGGGCTGACACGGCCGTGGTGCTCGATGAACACATTCTCGGTAAACCGGTCGACGAGGCCGACGCCTTGGCTATGCTCATGGCGCTGTCTGGCCGGGAGCATGAGGTGTTGACCGCGATCGCGATTATTGACGCCGGGCGCTGTGAAACCCGAGTGGTACGCAGTCAGGTACGCTTTAGAAACATCAGCAAACAAGAAGCCAGCCTGTATTGGGCCAGCGGTGAACCCCTGGACAAAGCCGGTGGCTACGCCATTCAGGGCTTGGCTGCGGTGTTTGTGGCGGGCCTGAATGGCAGTTATTCCGCCGTCGTGGGCCTGCCTGTGTGCGAAACCGCAGAACTGCTCGGGCATTTCGGCATACCCTGTTGGCAAAACCTTACCGTGCGCTGA
- the mreD gene encoding rod shape-determining protein MreD — protein MASTRSRNGWIIWLTFAIGLLLSISPMPQFMEILRPLWLALLLAFWALYMPHKVGMVTAFCLGLAEDVLYGTLLGQNALTLTLITFLVLSLQQRLRVFPMWQQCLVLLVVFGLAQLAQLWLSALTGNRQPTLALVLPGVVSALLWPWVSYGLRGLCRRFKIN, from the coding sequence ATGGCGAGTACCCGTTCGCGTAACGGCTGGATCATCTGGCTGACATTTGCCATTGGCCTGTTGCTCAGTATTTCACCCATGCCCCAGTTCATGGAAATCCTGCGCCCGCTCTGGCTGGCATTGCTACTGGCTTTCTGGGCCTTGTACATGCCGCACAAAGTGGGCATGGTCACCGCGTTTTGCCTGGGGTTGGCGGAGGATGTGCTGTATGGCACGTTGCTGGGGCAGAACGCCCTGACCCTGACCCTGATTACCTTTCTGGTGCTGTCCCTTCAGCAGCGCTTGCGGGTGTTCCCGATGTGGCAGCAATGCCTGGTGCTTCTGGTTGTGTTCGGCCTGGCGCAGCTTGCCCAACTGTGGCTCAGTGCGTTGACCGGCAATCGCCAGCCAACGCTGGCGCTGGTGTTGCCGGGTGTGGTCAGTGCCCTGCTGTGGCCCTGGGTCAGTTACGGGCTGCGCGGGCTGTGCAGACGCTTCAAAATCAATTAA
- the mreC gene encoding rod shape-determining protein MreC, whose translation MKPLFSKGPSLGVRFLVLVVLSVALMVVDARFTLLKPVRSQMSLVLMQSYWITDLPQRLWQGVASQFGSRTELVAENEKLKTENLLLQGRMQKLAALTEQNVRLRELLNSSALVNEKVEVAELIGMDPNPFTHRIIINKGERDGVVLGQPVLDARGLMGQVVELMPYTSRVLLLTDTTHSIPVQVNRNGLRAIASGTGNPESLELRHVADTADIKVGDLLVSSGLGQRFPAGYPVATVKEVIHDSGQPFAIVRAVPTAALNRSRYLLLVFSDSRTPEERANDAAKAQQAEQNGEPPPIIPATVPKPVAPAAAVIPAAVAPAPAAVAEPKTVKKPAPAATPAAKPPAAVPATTRERQ comes from the coding sequence ATTAAACCGCTCTTTTCCAAAGGCCCCTCATTGGGCGTGCGCTTTCTGGTGCTGGTCGTGCTATCGGTCGCGCTAATGGTAGTGGACGCTCGCTTTACGTTACTCAAGCCTGTGCGCAGCCAGATGTCTCTGGTACTGATGCAGTCCTACTGGATCACCGATCTGCCGCAGCGTTTGTGGCAGGGTGTGGCCAGTCAGTTCGGCAGCCGCACTGAGCTGGTGGCTGAAAACGAGAAACTCAAAACCGAAAACCTTCTGCTTCAGGGGCGCATGCAAAAGCTGGCGGCCTTGACCGAGCAGAACGTTCGCCTGCGCGAGTTGCTCAACTCTTCGGCGCTGGTCAACGAAAAGGTCGAAGTGGCCGAGCTGATCGGCATGGACCCCAACCCCTTCACTCATCGCATCATCATCAACAAGGGTGAACGTGACGGCGTTGTGCTGGGCCAGCCGGTACTCGATGCCCGCGGTCTGATGGGGCAGGTGGTTGAGTTGATGCCCTACACCTCGCGTGTCCTGTTGCTGACCGATACCACCCATAGCATTCCAGTGCAGGTCAACCGTAACGGGTTGCGGGCGATTGCCAGCGGTACAGGCAACCCCGAGAGCCTTGAACTGCGTCATGTTGCTGACACGGCGGATATCAAGGTGGGTGACCTGTTGGTCAGCTCTGGCCTGGGGCAGCGCTTCCCGGCCGGTTATCCGGTGGCAACGGTAAAGGAGGTGATTCACGATTCGGGTCAGCCCTTTGCCATTGTGCGGGCCGTGCCGACGGCAGCCCTGAATCGCAGCCGTTACCTGCTGCTGGTGTTCAGTGACAGCCGTACCCCTGAAGAGCGGGCCAACGATGCGGCCAAGGCTCAGCAGGCTGAACAAAACGGTGAACCGCCGCCGATCATTCCGGCGACGGTGCCCAAGCCGGTTGCGCCTGCAGCGGCCGTTATCCCGGCGGCTGTGGCTCCAGCTCCGGCGGCTGTTGCCGAGCCCAAGACCGTGAAAAAACCTGCGCCCGCTGCAACCCCTGCCGCCAAGCCGCCAGCCGCCGTGCCGGCCACTACCCGGGAGAGGCAATAA
- the mreB gene encoding rod shape-determining protein MreB, translating to MFKKLRGMFSSDLSIDLGTANTLIYVRERGIVLNEPSVVAIRTHGNQKSVVAVGTEAKRMLGRTPGNIAAIRPMKDGVIADFSVCEKMLQYFINKVHENSFLQPSPRVLICVPCKSTQVERRAIRESALGAGAREVFLIEEPMAAAIGAGLPVEEARGSMVVDIGGGTTEIALISLNGVVYAESVRVGGDRFDEAIITYVRRNYGSLIGESTAERIKQEIGTAYPGGEVREVDVRGRNLAEGVPRAFTLNSNEVLEALQESLATIVQAVKSALEQSPPELASDIAERGLVLTGGGALLRDLDKLLAQETGLPVIVAEDPLTCVARGGGRALEMMDKHTMDLLSSE from the coding sequence ATGTTCAAGAAACTGCGTGGCATGTTTTCCAGCGATCTTTCCATCGACCTGGGCACTGCCAACACCCTTATTTACGTGCGCGAGCGCGGTATTGTCCTGAATGAGCCATCAGTTGTGGCTATTCGGACACACGGTAACCAGAAAAGTGTCGTTGCTGTCGGCACCGAGGCCAAGCGCATGCTTGGCCGTACACCGGGCAACATTGCTGCCATTCGTCCGATGAAGGACGGCGTTATCGCCGATTTCAGCGTTTGCGAAAAAATGCTGCAGTACTTCATCAACAAGGTGCATGAAAACAGTTTCCTGCAACCTAGCCCGCGAGTCTTGATTTGCGTGCCTTGCAAATCGACTCAGGTAGAGCGTCGCGCCATTCGTGAATCGGCACTCGGTGCCGGTGCCCGTGAAGTGTTCCTGATCGAAGAACCAATGGCTGCGGCCATCGGTGCAGGCCTGCCGGTTGAAGAAGCTCGTGGCTCGATGGTTGTCGATATCGGTGGCGGTACCACTGAAATCGCGCTGATCTCCCTGAACGGTGTGGTTTACGCCGAATCCGTACGGGTAGGTGGCGACCGTTTCGACGAAGCAATCATCACCTATGTGCGCCGTAACTACGGCAGCCTGATCGGTGAATCGACTGCCGAGCGCATCAAGCAGGAAATCGGCACTGCCTACCCGGGTGGTGAAGTACGTGAAGTCGACGTACGCGGCCGTAACCTGGCAGAGGGCGTACCACGTGCCTTCACCCTGAACTCCAATGAAGTGCTCGAGGCTCTGCAAGAGTCGCTGGCAACCATCGTTCAGGCCGTGAAAAGCGCGCTGGAACAGTCTCCGCCAGAGCTGGCTTCGGACATCGCCGAGCGTGGCCTGGTACTGACCGGTGGTGGCGCCTTGCTGCGTGACCTCGACAAGTTGCTGGCTCAGGAAACCGGACTGCCGGTGATTGTTGCCGAAGACCCGTTGACCTGTGTTGCGCGTGGCGGTGGCCGTGCGCTGGAAATGATGGATAAACACACGATGGACCTGCTCTCCAGCGAATAA
- the gatC gene encoding Asp-tRNA(Asn)/Glu-tRNA(Gln) amidotransferase subunit GatC, translating into MALDRSDVEKIAHLARLGLNDADIPRTTEALNSILGLIDQMQAVDTTGIEPLAHPLEASQRLRADVVTESNHREAYQSIAPAVENGLYLVPKVIE; encoded by the coding sequence ATGGCGCTAGACCGCTCCGACGTGGAAAAAATCGCACATTTGGCCCGTCTTGGCCTCAATGATGCCGATATTCCACGCACCACCGAAGCCCTTAACAGCATTTTGGGGCTGATTGATCAGATGCAGGCCGTCGACACGACCGGTATCGAGCCTCTGGCCCACCCACTGGAAGCCAGCCAGCGCCTGCGTGCAGACGTCGTGACTGAGAGCAATCATCGCGAGGCGTATCAGTCCATCGCACCGGCGGTCGAAAACGGCCTCTATCTGGTTCCGAAAGTCATCGAGTAA